In one Halanaerobium saccharolyticum subsp. saccharolyticum DSM 6643 genomic region, the following are encoded:
- a CDS encoding sulfurtransferase TusA family protein — protein sequence MKKVDARGRSCPEPVVMTKEALENSQEDLEILVGEEVAKENVSRFVRKSGAEVEESEIEDGYKLIVTR from the coding sequence ATGAAAAAGGTAGATGCTCGTGGACGTTCTTGTCCTGAACCTGTTGTAATGACAAAAGAAGCATTAGAAAATAGTCAAGAAGATTTAGAGATACTTGTTGGAGAAGAAGTTGCAAAAGAAAATGTGAGCCGTTTTGTCAGAAAATCAGGAGCTGAAGTTGAAGAAAGTGAAATTGAAGATGGCTATAAGCTGATTGTAACAAGATAA
- a CDS encoding PHP domain-containing protein, translated as MLIDIHMHESRYSSDSYVSLEEIVAKAKSIGLDGICITDHESNQIKAEATKLSVQEDFPIIVGAEVLTQAGDILVFGLNDLPKEKIPAQDLIDSVNRAGGVAIAAHPFRDNGRGIGEEIRKLTGLAGIETFNGSTKPDHNFQAYSLALELELPCLGGSDTHVIERVGKFVTSFPDWVSTTKDLIKAVKNGKVKPVKYNHKDRSNREIS; from the coding sequence ATGCTAATCGATATTCATATGCATGAAAGTAGATATTCTTCTGATAGTTATGTTTCTTTAGAAGAAATAGTTGCTAAAGCAAAGTCTATAGGTTTAGACGGAATCTGTATAACTGATCATGAGAGTAATCAAATTAAAGCTGAAGCAACTAAGTTATCCGTTCAAGAAGATTTTCCAATTATAGTGGGTGCAGAAGTTTTGACTCAAGCAGGTGATATTCTTGTTTTTGGATTGAATGACTTACCTAAAGAGAAGATTCCAGCTCAGGATTTAATTGATTCAGTTAATAGAGCTGGAGGGGTTGCTATTGCTGCCCATCCTTTTAGAGATAATGGAAGAGGAATTGGTGAAGAAATAAGAAAATTAACTGGTTTAGCTGGAATAGAAACTTTTAATGGCAGTACTAAACCCGATCATAACTTTCAAGCTTACAGTTTGGCCTTAGAATTAGAGCTACCCTGCTTAGGTGGTAGCGATACTCATGTAATTGAGAGAGTAGGTAAATTTGTTACTTCTTTTCCTGACTGGGTTAGTACTACTAAAGATTTAATTAAAGCAGTAAAAAATGGTAAAGTTAAACCGGTTAAATATAATCATAAAGATAGATCAAATCGTGAGATCAGCTAA
- a CDS encoding glycosyltransferase family 4 protein produces the protein MKKILHILAQRPEKTGSGIFLQNIVKIAAKNGYEQAVISGVPANLEEVDLGAIDKQKFYPVKFGTDKIPFPVVGMSNVMPYRSEKYKNLTVEMLKKWKTAFKEQIIKAVEEFKPDVILVHHLWILTSLLSDLVTEIPIKAICHGTGLRQLNQAEKFADYVIAGCKKVDTIFALHSDQKQKISRLYDINSDRITVVGSGYDSDIFYPSDNSQIVKPIQIVYAGKLSYAKGLKSLIYVCSNLSSEFDLELKLVGGGSGEEAECIKELAMAADCSIEMPGLVSQAQLGKIFRKSDIFCLPSFYEGLPLVLIEALASGLQVVTTDLEGVKSWLGDQINKTGAVEYVELPELKKSHIPVESELPDFENRLKTGIESQIDRLRSGNDLNGPKFREKVERWSWAEVFKKMEDYF, from the coding sequence ATGAAAAAGATACTTCATATTTTAGCTCAAAGGCCTGAAAAAACAGGCAGCGGTATTTTCTTGCAGAATATAGTCAAAATAGCAGCTAAAAATGGATATGAACAAGCAGTTATTAGTGGAGTTCCGGCTAATTTAGAAGAAGTTGATCTTGGAGCTATAGATAAACAGAAGTTTTATCCAGTTAAATTTGGGACAGACAAAATTCCTTTTCCGGTAGTTGGAATGAGTAATGTTATGCCATATCGGAGTGAAAAGTATAAAAATTTAACAGTTGAGATGCTTAAAAAATGGAAAACGGCTTTCAAAGAACAGATAATTAAAGCAGTAGAAGAGTTTAAGCCAGATGTGATTCTAGTCCATCATCTTTGGATCTTGACTTCTTTGCTTTCGGATTTAGTGACTGAGATTCCGATTAAAGCTATCTGTCATGGAACTGGATTAAGACAGTTAAACCAAGCCGAAAAATTTGCTGATTATGTTATTGCAGGTTGTAAAAAGGTTGATACAATTTTTGCACTCCATAGCGATCAGAAGCAAAAAATAAGTCGTCTTTATGATATTAATTCTGATAGGATTACAGTCGTTGGCAGTGGTTATGATTCTGATATCTTTTATCCTTCAGATAACAGTCAGATTGTAAAGCCAATACAGATTGTTTATGCCGGTAAGCTAAGCTATGCTAAAGGACTTAAATCGCTAATTTATGTCTGCAGCAACCTTAGTTCTGAATTTGATTTAGAACTTAAACTTGTAGGTGGGGGTAGTGGAGAAGAGGCAGAATGTATAAAAGAGTTAGCAATGGCAGCCGACTGTTCGATTGAAATGCCGGGCCTTGTTTCTCAAGCTCAATTAGGGAAGATTTTTAGGAAATCTGATATTTTTTGTTTACCTTCTTTTTACGAAGGACTGCCGCTAGTATTAATTGAAGCTTTAGCTTCTGGCTTGCAAGTAGTAACTACTGATCTAGAAGGAGTTAAAAGCTGGCTGGGAGATCAGATAAATAAGACTGGAGCTGTCGAATATGTAGAACTTCCTGAATTAAAAAAATCACATATTCCAGTTGAATCCGAACTGCCTGATTTTGAAAACCGCTTAAAGACTGGAATTGAAAGCCAGATTGATAGACTAAGAAGTGGAAATGATTTGAATGGGCCAAAGTTTAGAGAAAAAGTTGAAAGATGGTCCTGGGCTGAGGTATTTAAAAAAATGGAAGATTACTTTTAA
- a CDS encoding double-cubane-cluster-containing anaerobic reductase, with translation MQSIEEIFDVLDGELEGHGPIAMKNMVENEGKNVVGTYCVFTPYEVIRAADAVPVTLCSTSNDTIDEAEKDLPRNLCPLIKSSYGFAITDKCPYFHFADIIVGETTCDGKKKMYEYLDEVTPVHVMQLPQSAEREADFDFWKNEVVLLKERLEEKFETEITEERLEKEIKIKNEERNTLKEFYELAKLNPAPIYGTEIFKVLNRSNYTFDKEIANKRTKAITEKVLAKYNQGEKRISENAPRILVTGCPMGAATLKVIEAIENNGGSVVCLENCTGLKPNEETVDQDKSPIDAIAEKYLNTPCSCMSPNDNRVELINRLVEEYQVDGVVDMILQACHTYNVETKRIKDELKESNTPYINIETDYSESDKGQLGTRLTAFLEML, from the coding sequence ATGCAGAGTATAGAAGAAATTTTTGATGTTTTAGATGGAGAGTTAGAAGGACATGGTCCCATTGCAATGAAAAATATGGTAGAAAATGAAGGAAAAAATGTTGTAGGTACCTATTGTGTTTTCACACCTTATGAGGTGATAAGGGCTGCTGATGCAGTTCCGGTAACCCTCTGCAGTACCAGCAATGATACTATTGACGAAGCAGAAAAAGATTTGCCCAGAAATTTATGTCCGCTGATCAAATCAAGTTATGGCTTTGCAATTACCGATAAATGCCCCTATTTCCATTTTGCAGATATTATTGTTGGTGAAACAACCTGTGATGGTAAGAAAAAAATGTACGAATACTTAGATGAAGTGACACCTGTGCATGTTATGCAGCTGCCTCAATCAGCTGAGCGGGAAGCTGATTTTGATTTTTGGAAAAATGAAGTAGTCTTATTAAAAGAACGATTAGAAGAAAAATTTGAGACAGAAATTACTGAAGAGCGTTTAGAAAAAGAAATAAAAATCAAAAATGAGGAAAGAAATACCTTAAAAGAATTTTATGAACTGGCAAAATTGAATCCTGCTCCGATTTATGGAACTGAAATTTTTAAAGTTTTAAATAGATCTAACTATACCTTTGATAAAGAAATTGCAAATAAGAGGACAAAAGCAATTACTGAAAAAGTTTTAGCTAAGTATAATCAGGGAGAAAAAAGAATCAGCGAAAATGCACCGAGAATTTTAGTTACTGGCTGCCCAATGGGTGCTGCTACACTAAAAGTTATTGAAGCAATTGAAAATAATGGCGGTTCAGTAGTTTGTTTGGAAAACTGTACTGGCTTAAAACCTAATGAAGAGACTGTAGATCAGGACAAAAGTCCAATCGATGCAATTGCAGAAAAATATTTAAATACTCCTTGTTCCTGTATGAGTCCTAATGATAACAGGGTGGAGCTAATAAACAGATTGGTAGAAGAGTACCAGGTTGATGGAGTTGTAGACATGATTTTGCAGGCCTGCCATACTTATAATGTTGAGACAAAAAGAATTAAAGACGAGCTGAAAGAATCTAATACTCCTTATATCAATATTGAAACCGATTATTCGGAATCAGATAAGGGTCAATTAGGAACTCGCTTAACTGCATTTTTAGAAATGCTGTAA
- a CDS encoding acyl-CoA dehydratase activase encodes MYYIGIDIGSVGCKGVLFKDQIVDKKLLPTGWNPQRSGEQTLNYLLEANDLKAKDIEGVVATGYGRVSQQFADKTVTEITCHGKGGYYLNNKIRTIIDIGGQDSKVISLNDEGKVIDFVMNDKCAAGTGKFLEMTINSLEEQIDNLDNLVKDDKKAEISSMCAVFAESEIISLLADGVSKSEIAGGIIDSIINRINILLSKITFQKDVLFTGGLAQSEVIRNQLSKKLQTEVFSYSDSQFAGAIGAALISKNID; translated from the coding sequence ATGTATTATATTGGTATTGATATTGGTTCAGTTGGCTGTAAAGGAGTTCTTTTTAAAGATCAGATTGTAGATAAAAAACTATTACCTACAGGCTGGAATCCTCAAAGAAGTGGAGAACAGACGCTTAATTATTTATTAGAGGCTAATGACTTAAAAGCCAAAGATATAGAGGGAGTAGTAGCCACTGGTTATGGTCGGGTTTCGCAGCAGTTTGCTGATAAAACAGTAACAGAAATAACCTGTCATGGTAAGGGTGGTTATTATCTTAATAATAAGATTAGAACGATCATTGATATAGGAGGTCAGGACAGCAAAGTAATATCTTTAAATGATGAGGGTAAGGTTATTGATTTCGTGATGAATGATAAATGTGCTGCTGGAACAGGAAAATTTTTGGAGATGACAATTAATTCTCTAGAAGAACAAATTGATAACCTGGATAATTTAGTTAAAGATGATAAAAAAGCTGAGATTAGCAGTATGTGTGCTGTTTTTGCAGAGTCAGAAATAATTTCTCTCTTAGCTGATGGAGTTAGCAAAAGCGAAATAGCTGGGGGTATTATTGATTCGATTATCAATAGAATTAACATTTTGCTGAGCAAGATAACTTTCCAGAAAGATGTTCTTTTCACTGGTGGTTTGGCCCAAAGTGAAGTTATTAGAAATCAGCTGAGCAAAAAGCTGCAAACAGAAGTTTTTAGTTATTCAGATTCTCAATTTGCTGGTGCTATTGGGGCAGCTTTAATCTCGAAGAACATCGATTAA
- a CDS encoding DUF3343 domain-containing protein has translation MKEYNILFTFYSTHLALAFERELKSSEINLKITPVPRQISSSCGLSGRISGQDLEKVKKVCSDNQIEYEDIYQIKGENFKKISE, from the coding sequence TTGAAAGAGTATAATATACTATTTACTTTTTATTCGACTCATCTGGCTTTAGCATTTGAACGAGAGTTAAAAAGTAGTGAAATAAATTTAAAAATAACTCCAGTGCCCAGGCAGATTAGTTCTTCCTGTGGTTTATCAGGAAGAATTAGTGGACAAGATTTAGAAAAAGTTAAAAAAGTTTGTAGTGATAATCAAATAGAATATGAGGATATATACCAAATTAAGGGAGAAAACTTCAAAAAGATTTCTGAATAA
- a CDS encoding sulfurtransferase encodes MKKSIFVFACVFLTLFLISGTILAEAQIGEIVESDDMILIDSRSPYSYNGWAIDGKAGGHIPGAVLFSSKWLKNLETNQAIKDELKRFEIAQDKELYVYGDNSEVLVNKLNELGYNSSQIEVDLKEYNDLAKMENFEMLVPPSWLNEKIKADQVFVLEASWGDEAEYLKGHISGSIHINTDAIEEGPIWNRKSDREIIKALGQHGINKEQTVVVYSVADTTPAARLASILKYAGVDDVRILDGNLTAWKAAGYELKTKKVEVEPVEFGAKKAENPEYIIDLKKAKEVYNNQNADFIDVRSPEEFRGETTGYDYIPKAGRIKGAIYGYGGKNAYDMSDYRNPDNTMVSYTFMESRWLDQEIKPENHNNFYCGTGWRASEVWFYALALGWDNVSVYDGGWFEWSENKQPVIKE; translated from the coding sequence ATGAAAAAATCAATATTTGTTTTTGCTTGTGTATTTCTAACATTGTTTTTAATATCAGGTACTATTTTAGCGGAAGCTCAAATTGGTGAAATAGTTGAATCTGATGATATGATATTAATTGATTCTAGATCTCCATATTCCTATAATGGTTGGGCGATTGATGGAAAAGCAGGAGGACATATTCCTGGAGCTGTTTTGTTTTCTTCAAAGTGGCTCAAAAATTTAGAAACTAATCAGGCAATTAAGGATGAACTCAAAAGATTTGAGATAGCTCAAGATAAAGAGCTTTATGTTTACGGAGATAATTCAGAAGTATTAGTAAATAAATTAAATGAATTAGGTTACAACTCTTCCCAAATCGAAGTTGATCTGAAAGAATATAATGACTTAGCTAAAATGGAAAATTTTGAAATGCTTGTCCCACCAAGTTGGTTAAACGAAAAAATTAAAGCTGATCAGGTTTTTGTCTTAGAAGCTTCCTGGGGAGATGAAGCTGAATATCTGAAAGGACATATATCTGGGAGTATACATATCAATACTGATGCAATCGAAGAAGGTCCGATCTGGAATAGAAAAAGTGATAGAGAAATTATTAAAGCACTTGGTCAACACGGGATAAATAAAGAACAGACAGTAGTTGTTTATAGTGTAGCAGATACCACACCTGCAGCTCGTCTTGCTTCAATTTTAAAATATGCTGGTGTTGACGATGTTAGAATCTTAGATGGTAACCTTACAGCCTGGAAGGCTGCCGGTTATGAACTAAAAACAAAAAAAGTTGAAGTCGAGCCAGTAGAGTTTGGGGCTAAAAAAGCAGAAAACCCAGAATATATTATTGACTTAAAAAAAGCAAAAGAAGTTTATAACAATCAAAATGCAGATTTTATAGATGTTAGAAGCCCAGAAGAATTTAGGGGTGAAACAACAGGTTATGATTATATTCCAAAAGCCGGCAGAATTAAAGGTGCAATTTATGGTTATGGTGGTAAAAATGCTTATGATATGAGTGACTACCGCAATCCTGATAATACAATGGTTAGTTATACCTTTATGGAGTCCAGATGGTTGGACCAGGAAATAAAGCCAGAAAATCATAATAATTTTTATTGTGGAACCGGTTGGAGAGCTTCGGAAGTTTGGTTTTATGCTTTAGCCTTAGGTTGGGATAATGTTTCAGTCTATGATGGAGGCTGGTTTGAATGGAGCGAAAATAAGCAGCCAGTTATTAAAGAGTAG